The Ensifer adhaerens genome contains a region encoding:
- a CDS encoding DoxX family protein yields MTDVTVSSSRPRAILPALEKIYLPLNTSAETLLRVLAGALLAVHGFGKITNPFGAIGMVEGLGFYPGVFWSPLLAATEFFGGILIAIGLLTRPAAFAGMIVLLVTVYFHGIVQGEGLFGAEKSILWAAILFFFAIRGANSQSVDAKLGKQF; encoded by the coding sequence ATGACCGACGTCACCGTTTCCAGTTCCCGCCCGCGCGCCATCCTGCCGGCGCTGGAAAAGATCTATCTGCCGCTCAATACATCCGCCGAAACGCTGTTGCGTGTGCTCGCCGGCGCTCTGCTTGCGGTTCACGGTTTTGGCAAGATCACCAATCCCTTCGGCGCGATTGGCATGGTCGAGGGCCTCGGCTTCTATCCCGGCGTCTTCTGGTCGCCGCTGCTCGCCGCGACCGAATTCTTCGGCGGCATTTTGATCGCGATCGGTTTGTTGACGCGCCCGGCCGCCTTTGCCGGCATGATCGTTCTGCTCGTCACCGTCTACTTCCATGGCATCGTGCAGGGTGAGGGCCTCTTCGGCGCAGAGAAGTCGATCCTCTGGGCAGCGATCCTGTTCTTCTTCGCCATCCGCGGCGCCAACAGCCAGTCTGTCGACGCCAAGCTCGGCAAGCAGTTCTGA
- the rnk gene encoding nucleoside diphosphate kinase regulator: MAATRKKLPPIIINAEDHKRLTALASSALERVPDVAEALLFELDRARVGAPDALPADSVQMGSTVAFEADNGFAKQVTLVYPGEADIEAGRISVLTPVGAALIGLSVGQSIDWQDRSGKVHRMTIRSVTAKESA; encoded by the coding sequence ATGGCGGCAACCCGCAAGAAACTTCCCCCGATCATCATCAATGCCGAAGACCACAAGCGGCTGACGGCGCTCGCCTCCTCCGCGCTCGAGCGCGTGCCTGATGTGGCCGAGGCACTGCTCTTTGAACTCGACCGCGCCCGGGTCGGCGCGCCCGACGCGCTGCCCGCCGACAGCGTGCAGATGGGCTCCACCGTCGCCTTCGAGGCGGACAATGGTTTTGCCAAGCAGGTAACGCTCGTCTATCCCGGCGAGGCCGATATCGAGGCCGGCCGCATCTCTGTGCTGACCCCTGTCGGCGCGGCGCTGATCGGGCTCTCCGTCGGCCAGTCGATCGACTGGCAGGACCGGTCGGGCAAGGTCCACCGGATGACCATTCGCAGCGTGACGGCGAAGGAAAGCGCCTGA